ACCTTCCCTTGCCCCGGACGATGGCGTAGGCCGCCATGAAAGCGACGAAGAGTGCCGGAATCACGCTGCCTACTGTGACAATGAGGCTGTTGGTGAAGTACTTGGCGAAGTCGTTTTCCAGGACCAGCTTGTAGTTGTCCAGGGTTGGCTCTGCCGGTGGCAGCATCGGGTTGGATGTGAAGAACCCTGCCTGGTTCTTCAAGCTGGTGATGACCACGTAGTAGACGGGCACGATGATGATCGCCAACCAGAGCCAGCCGCCCAGGCCGCCCAGGAAGTTGGGCCGCGAACGGCCAAGCCGTTGAGGCCGACGGCGGGTGGTCACCTTTTCGGGGATTGTTGCCGGGGCTGCGGGGAGTTGGGTGGTGGAAGCCATTACGCACCTTCCAGTTGGCTGGCGTTGCGGTTCTTGCCGCCGAGTCGTTGCAGGAACACTGCCAGGGCCAGGCCGATGACAACGAGGATCACACCCAAGGCGCTCGCCGCTCCCATGTCGTTGGCTTTGAAACCGGTCAGGTACATGTGCAGGGGCAGGAGCCTGGTGGAGTAGCCCGGTCCGCCGGCGGTCAGTACGAACACCAGGTCGAAGTACGCCAGGGAACCCACCACCATGAGGGTGGAGGAAGTGATCATGGTGTACTTCAGCTGCGGCAGGGTGATGTTGAAGAACTGCTGGACACGGCCGGCACCGTCAATTTGGGCAGCCTCGTACAGCGAGGCAGGAATCTGTCGCACGCCGCCTTGGTAGATCAGTGTGTGGAACGGCACGAACTGCCAAGCAATCACGAATACCACCACAAACAGCACCAGGTCCGAGTTGCCCAGCCAGTCCTGCGCGAGGATCGGCAGGCCCAGGCCGGGGCCGAGCCCGAAGTTTGGGTCCAGCAGCGCCTTGAAGGCGATGGCCACAGCGGCGGAGGAGAGGAGCAGGGGCACGAAGTACAGGACGGCCAGTGCCGCGCGGTACTTCTGGCTGGCCGCGGTGAAGACACCGAGCAACAGGCTGATGGGTGCTTGGACAATGAACGAGAAGAACATGATCTTGGCCGTCACCAACAAGGCGTTGCCCGTGACGGGATCGGCTAGGACCGTGTTCCAGCTGGACAGGCCGTCGAGTTTGATCTCACCGAGGCCGTCCCAGCGGGTGAAGCTGAGGAACAGCACTCCCAGGAGCGGGAGGATGGCGAAGAGCATGAAGAACGCGAGGGCCGGGACGGCCAGCCACCCTGACGGACCCTTTTCCAGGGTCCGTCGGGTGCCTGGGGCACGTTCTGCGCCCACTGCCCGTTGAGGCGTGGTGGTAGTTGCGGACACCGTATTACTTCCCGATCGTCGCGTTCATGGTGAAGGCGAACTGCTCAGGAGTGATCTTCTTCAGGAAGATCTGGTCGAGGTTGGCCAGCATGGCATCTCCTTGCGCGGGGCTGAGCGCCTGGTCCCAGGAAAGTGTGAAGTGCGGGGCATCCTTGGCCATGTCATAGACGTAGCTCAGGAAGTCCTTGTCAGGGGAGGCAGCGAGCTTGTCTTCAATGCCGGTGACCACTGGTACGGCTCCTGAATCGATCAGGCTTTGGACGTTCTCATCGTTGAACATTCCGTCTTTGACGTACTCCAGGGCGGTCTTCTTCTGGTCCTCGGTGGCCTTGGAAGATACAGACCAGAAGTTGGACGGGTTGCCCACAACGTTCGCCGGGTCACCCTTGCCGCCTTCGACAGTGGGGAAGGGGGTGTATCCGAGCTTTCCGCTGGAGACGAAGTCGGCCGCGTCCTTCTTCATGCCTTGGTAGATCCAGCTGCCCTGGAGGATCATGGCGGCCTTGCCTGTGTACAGCAGGGCTTGGTCCGCGTTGCTGTCAGCGGCAATGGAGGAGAAGCCGTTGATGAAGCCGCCGGCGTCCACCAGTTCCTGGATCTTGGTCAGTGCCTCGATCACGGCGGGGTCGGACCATGCGTTCGGCTTGTTGGCTGCAATATTGGCGAAGACTTCAGGACCGCCGATACGGTCCACAAGGTATTCAAGCCACATCAGGTCCGGCCACTTGGACTGGCCGCCCAGGGAGAAAGGTGCCACGCCGGCTGCCTTGAACTTGGGCACCAGCGCCATGAGCTCGTCCCAGGTCTTGGGCGGTTCTGCACCGATCTTCTCGAAGACTTCTTTGTTGAAGTAGAGCACTACAGGCTGCACCTTGTTGTTTGGCAGTGCATAGGTCTTGCCGTCGATCACGCCGCTCTCAAGAATGGAGGGAAGGTAGCGGCTCTGGACGTCGGGGTTCTCCTTGAGGAATCCCGTCAGATCATCCACCTGGCCGGCATCGACGTAGGACTTGAGCACCCCGCCGCCCCAGCCGTAGACGAGTGTGGGTCCTTGGCCGGCGCCGACGGCGGTACGCACCTTGGTCTTGTAGGCATCGTTGGCAAAGAAGTCGAGTTTGATGGCGGAGTCGGGGTGTGACTTGTTCCAGGAGTCAACGGATGCTTGGAACACAGGCTGGTCGCCGCCGGTGAGTCCCCACATGGTTGCCGAATCCGCCGAGGCTCCTGTTCCAGCCGGGCCCGAGGACCCGCAGGCTACGAGTGCGATCGACAATGCGGCTGCAGAAACGGCCATTCCGGCGGTGCGCAACTTGAGATTATTCATGTGCAGTTTCCATTCGTCCTTCGGGCTCGACGCTGATTGCCCGGTTGTGCGTTTAAAAAGCCACACTCCGCGGTGAGGCGATCGACTGCGATCATCCACATCCATTGACATTTCGAAATATTTCGAACATCCTTTCGGAAGTGCCCACCAAATTTAGCCGTGACACGCATCACCGTCAAGGCCTTTTTGTGGCCATATATAGAGGAGTGTCTCGGGTCGTTGACGGATTTCATCTTGATCGGGGACACTGTACTCATCCGAAATATTTCGAAAGCAGGAGAGTTGTGGAACCAGATCCTCGCCCGTCCAAACTCACCTTGGCCGCGGTGGCAGCCGAAGTAGGAGTCTCTGCGCCCACCGTTTCCAAGGTGGTCAACGGCCGCGAGGATGTGGCAGAAGCCACCCGCGCCAGGGTTCTGGCAGCACTACAGCGCACCGGCTACAAGTCGCCGCTCCAACGCAAAAGCATCCCCGAGCATCGTGCCGTGGAAGTGGTTTTCGATTCGTTGAATTCGGCTTATGGAGTGGAGGTCCTCAATGGCGTGATGGAACACGCGGCAGTATCGGACATGGAGGTAATCCTT
This genomic interval from Paenarthrobacter aurescens TC1 contains the following:
- a CDS encoding putative extracellular sugar-binding protein (identified by match to protein family HMM PF01547) is translated as MNNLKLRTAGMAVSAAALSIALVACGSSGPAGTGASADSATMWGLTGGDQPVFQASVDSWNKSHPDSAIKLDFFANDAYKTKVRTAVGAGQGPTLVYGWGGGVLKSYVDAGQVDDLTGFLKENPDVQSRYLPSILESGVIDGKTYALPNNKVQPVVLYFNKEVFEKIGAEPPKTWDELMALVPKFKAAGVAPFSLGGQSKWPDLMWLEYLVDRIGGPEVFANIAANKPNAWSDPAVIEALTKIQELVDAGGFINGFSSIAADSNADQALLYTGKAAMILQGSWIYQGMKKDAADFVSSGKLGYTPFPTVEGGKGDPANVVGNPSNFWSVSSKATEDQKKTALEYVKDGMFNDENVQSLIDSGAVPVVTGIEDKLAASPDKDFLSYVYDMAKDAPHFTLSWDQALSPAQGDAMLANLDQIFLKKITPEQFAFTMNATIGK
- a CDS encoding putative sugar ABC transporter, permease protein (identified by match to protein family HMM PF00528), whose amino-acid sequence is MSATTTTPQRAVGAERAPGTRRTLEKGPSGWLAVPALAFFMLFAILPLLGVLFLSFTRWDGLGEIKLDGLSSWNTVLADPVTGNALLVTAKIMFFSFIVQAPISLLLGVFTAASQKYRAALAVLYFVPLLLSSAAVAIAFKALLDPNFGLGPGLGLPILAQDWLGNSDLVLFVVVFVIAWQFVPFHTLIYQGGVRQIPASLYEAAQIDGAGRVQQFFNITLPQLKYTMITSSTLMVVGSLAYFDLVFVLTAGGPGYSTRLLPLHMYLTGFKANDMGAASALGVILVVIGLALAVFLQRLGGKNRNASQLEGA